One part of the Nitrosophilus kaiyonis genome encodes these proteins:
- a CDS encoding F0F1 ATP synthase subunit alpha has translation MNIKNRRKNMDSTKYIDNFFEDVINDLKKSKFKPIYKEEGIVSDIGDGIIDIENLSDVGFYELLYLPKGVYALTLKIEKKRVQAVVLGDYKNIEVGDEVLKTSKAVSVPVGYELLGRVIDPLGEPLDEKGKIQTDKFYPIEAEAVPMVRRDFVKNPLYTGIKIIDSMIPIGRGQRELIIGDSSLGKTSIAIDTIINQKDQDIFCIYVSIGQKKSQIAKVIGELKRNNALDYTIVVAASADDAPGLKFIAPYAGCAIAEYFRDQGKDALIIYDDLTKHADAYRMLSLLLEIPPGREAYPGDIFYIHSKLLERAGRRSDRYGGGSITALPIIETQSGRISAYIPTNLISITDGQIYLDRELFNMGFLPAIDIGKSVSRIGGKTQVDAMKKVAAKLKLDYSQFLEVEVFTKFGAKLEEKTQKLLIRGEALREILKQQRFEHFDMPHQVVIFMLHNEGYLEKISLKKVRNYVDEVLKNIDINYPEIFINIKEKKDIDESIISKIKEIAEKILENYKGNFNND, from the coding sequence TTGAACATCAAAAATAGAAGAAAAAATATGGATTCTACAAAATATATTGATAATTTTTTTGAAGATGTTATAAATGATTTAAAAAAGAGTAAATTTAAACCAATTTACAAAGAAGAGGGAATTGTTAGCGACATTGGTGATGGTATTATTGATATTGAAAATCTATCTGATGTTGGATTTTATGAGCTTCTTTATCTTCCAAAAGGTGTATATGCCCTAACGTTAAAAATAGAAAAGAAAAGAGTACAAGCTGTTGTTCTTGGAGACTATAAAAATATTGAAGTAGGTGACGAGGTTTTAAAAACATCAAAAGCAGTTTCAGTTCCTGTAGGGTATGAGCTTTTAGGAAGAGTTATAGATCCTTTGGGAGAGCCTTTAGATGAAAAAGGAAAAATACAAACAGATAAATTTTATCCAATTGAAGCAGAAGCTGTTCCTATGGTAAGAAGAGATTTTGTAAAAAATCCTTTATATACTGGTATAAAAATTATAGATTCTATGATTCCTATTGGTAGAGGGCAAAGAGAGCTTATAATTGGAGATAGTTCTCTTGGCAAAACTTCTATAGCTATAGATACAATTATAAATCAAAAAGACCAAGATATATTTTGTATATATGTAAGTATAGGTCAAAAAAAGTCTCAAATAGCAAAAGTTATAGGTGAGCTTAAAAGAAACAACGCATTAGATTATACTATTGTTGTTGCTGCATCTGCAGATGATGCACCTGGATTAAAATTTATTGCTCCATATGCTGGTTGTGCAATAGCGGAATATTTTAGAGACCAAGGAAAAGATGCTTTAATTATTTATGATGATTTAACAAAACATGCAGATGCTTATAGAATGTTATCGCTATTATTAGAAATACCTCCAGGAAGGGAGGCATATCCTGGTGATATATTTTATATCCATTCAAAACTTCTTGAAAGAGCAGGAAGAAGAAGCGATAGATATGGAGGAGGCTCAATTACAGCTCTTCCTATTATTGAAACCCAATCTGGAAGAATATCTGCATATATTCCTACAAATCTTATATCAATAACTGATGGTCAGATATATTTAGATAGAGAGCTTTTTAATATGGGTTTTTTACCTGCAATTGATATTGGAAAATCAGTATCAAGAATTGGGGGAAAAACTCAAGTTGATGCAATGAAAAAAGTTGCTGCAAAATTAAAACTTGATTATTCTCAATTTTTAGAAGTGGAAGTATTTACAAAATTTGGAGCAAAACTTGAAGAGAAAACCCAAAAACTTTTAATAAGAGGTGAAGCTTTAAGAGAGATTTTAAAACAGCAAAGATTTGAACATTTTGATATGCCTCATCAAGTAGTAATATTTATGCTTCATAATGAGGGGTATTTGGAAAAAATCTCTTTAAAAAAAGTTAGAAATTATGTTGATGAGGTATTGAAAAACATAGATATTAATTATCCAGAAATTTTTATAAATATAAAAGAGAAAAAAGATATTGATGAATCAATTATAAGTAAAATAAAAGAGATTGCAGAAAAAATTTTAGAAAATTACAAAGGCAACTTTAATAATGATTGA
- a CDS encoding F0F1 ATP synthase subunit delta — MFNWWTFAFSIINFLVVIYILYKVLFKPIKRVIQEREEIINKRFKIATEKEKEALDLKNEYEKELKNIKILKQKIVNEANAEALKVREKIIEDAKREAKEILEKEKAIIEEEKQKIYKYILDKSKEFSKEFAKEFFVHIIDKDINELLIEKFIKNFEKDFKEKLEKIEPQESCKISITLFDIIDERIMKDIDYLISKYFKCQNVQKEIKIDKNLIGGIKLRVNAYLFDGSIKAQIDEIENLIEHQK; from the coding sequence ATGTTTAATTGGTGGACTTTTGCATTTTCAATAATAAACTTTTTAGTTGTTATTTATATTTTATATAAAGTTTTATTTAAACCTATAAAAAGAGTTATACAAGAGAGAGAAGAGATAATAAACAAAAGATTTAAGATTGCTACAGAAAAGGAAAAAGAGGCTCTTGATTTAAAAAATGAATATGAAAAAGAGCTAAAAAACATAAAAATATTAAAACAAAAGATAGTAAATGAAGCAAATGCTGAGGCTTTAAAAGTTAGAGAAAAAATTATAGAAGATGCTAAAAGAGAGGCTAAAGAGATTTTAGAAAAAGAAAAAGCCATAATAGAAGAGGAAAAACAAAAAATCTATAAATATATCTTAGATAAAAGTAAGGAGTTTTCCAAAGAGTTTGCAAAAGAGTTTTTTGTTCATATCATAGATAAAGATATAAATGAATTATTGATAGAAAAATTTATCAAAAATTTCGAAAAAGATTTCAAAGAGAAACTTGAAAAAATTGAGCCTCAAGAGAGTTGTAAAATATCAATAACGCTATTTGATATTATTGATGAAAGAATTATGAAAGATATTGATTATTTGATTTCAAAATATTTTAAATGCCAAAATGTTCAAAAAGAGATAAAAATTGATAAAAATCTCATAGGTGGTATAAAATTAAGAGTAAATGCATATCTTTTTGATGGCTCTATAAAAGCTCAAATCGATGAAATAGAAAATCTAATTGAACATCAAAAATAG
- the atpE gene encoding ATP synthase F0 subunit C: MDGITIIVAVSIITAGLTIAIGGYAPSRGEGEALTKAIETIGRQPESTNDVTKLLFVGMAMVESVAIYSLVIALIIIFANPLIKYVVH; this comes from the coding sequence ATGGATGGAATAACCATAATTGTAGCAGTTTCAATTATAACTGCAGGTTTAACTATTGCAATAGGAGGATATGCTCCTTCGCGAGGGGAAGGAGAAGCTTTAACTAAAGCAATAGAGACTATCGGAAGACAGCCAGAATCAACAAATGATGTTACAAAGCTATTATTTGTTGGTATGGCAATGGTTGAATCTGTTGCAATATATTCACTTGTTATTGCATTGATTATAATTTTTGCAAATCCTTTGATTAAATATGTGGTGCATTAA
- a CDS encoding F0F1 ATP synthase subunit A, with the protein MIEKTIVIPQVAFKIEILNYAVPVTDAVVTSWGLILFIWLISYIITRNLSITKPSKVQIFAEAIVIATYDTIKSVFKKDPWGLVPFIGSIWIYVGFLNLVDIIPYLHNPTRDLSVTAALATIVFFSIHYYGIKYSGLKNYLKKYIEPIFILLPLNIFGDFARIFAMAIRLFGNMLSWELIVAILALLAGLLVPVPMIILSLVGDVIQAYLFGMLAFIFIVGGITAQTKKGV; encoded by the coding sequence ATGATTGAAAAAACAATAGTTATCCCGCAAGTTGCTTTTAAAATTGAGATATTAAACTATGCAGTACCTGTTACTGATGCAGTTGTTACAAGTTGGGGATTAATATTATTTATATGGTTAATCTCTTATATTATTACTAGAAATTTATCTATAACAAAACCTTCAAAAGTTCAAATTTTTGCTGAAGCAATTGTAATAGCTACATATGATACAATCAAATCAGTATTTAAAAAAGATCCATGGGGACTTGTTCCTTTTATTGGAAGTATTTGGATATATGTAGGGTTTTTAAATTTAGTTGATATAATCCCATATCTTCACAATCCTACAAGAGATTTAAGTGTTACTGCTGCTTTGGCAACGATAGTATTTTTTTCTATACACTATTATGGTATAAAATATAGCGGCTTGAAAAATTATTTAAAAAAATATATTGAACCAATATTTATTTTATTGCCATTAAATATTTTTGGAGATTTTGCAAGAATTTTTGCAATGGCTATTAGACTTTTTGGAAATATGCTAAGCTGGGAGCTTATTGTTGCAATATTAGCTCTTCTTGCTGGATTATTAGTTCCAGTGCCAATGATTATATTAAGTTTAGTTGGAGATGTTATACAAGCTTATCTTTTTGGAATGCTTGCTTTTATATTTATTGTTGGTGGAATTACAGCCCAAACAAAAAAAGGAGTATAA
- the atpD gene encoding F0F1 ATP synthase subunit beta translates to MEGKVISLTGNVCDIYFEDEIPKIFEALKIELEEKTIYLETQKQLDEHTVRALALGFLQDVKPGQKVKRLYSSLKTPVGEKVLGRVLNVFGEPIDEKEADFDQYEEIHKNSPSISKQSEKIKVYETGIKIIDLLAPFIMGGKVGLFGGAGVGKTVLLMEFIYKTIALYQGISIFAGVGERVREGHELYNEMIKAKVMDKTVMVFGQMNEAPGVRYLTPLTALTICEHFRDKEKKNVLLLIDNIYRFIQAGQEVSTLLGRIPSRVGYQPTLSNEIASIEERITSTKNGSITSVQAVYVPADDMTDPGVTSVFTHLDTSIILSRQRAAQGFYPAMDPLLSHSKLLDPYIVGSEHYEIAKAVKETLSKYKELQDIIAMLGIEQLSPQDRKIVMRARKLEKFLTQPFFVTQEFTGRKGKNVSLKDTILGCKKILSGEMDDVDEQSFYMIGSIDEITI, encoded by the coding sequence ATGGAAGGAAAAGTAATTTCTTTAACTGGAAATGTTTGTGATATATATTTTGAAGATGAAATACCAAAAATATTTGAAGCATTAAAAATTGAATTGGAAGAAAAAACTATCTATCTTGAAACTCAAAAGCAGCTCGATGAACATACAGTTAGAGCATTGGCCTTAGGCTTTTTACAAGATGTAAAACCTGGCCAAAAAGTAAAAAGATTATACTCATCTTTAAAAACACCTGTAGGCGAAAAAGTATTAGGCAGAGTATTAAATGTATTTGGTGAGCCTATAGATGAAAAAGAGGCTGATTTTGATCAATATGAAGAGATTCATAAAAATTCACCATCTATTTCAAAACAGTCTGAAAAAATAAAAGTTTATGAAACTGGAATAAAAATAATTGATCTTTTAGCCCCTTTTATCATGGGAGGTAAAGTTGGGCTTTTTGGTGGAGCAGGAGTTGGCAAAACTGTACTTTTAATGGAATTTATTTATAAAACAATAGCTTTATATCAAGGTATATCTATTTTTGCAGGAGTTGGAGAGAGAGTTAGAGAGGGTCACGAGCTATATAATGAAATGATAAAAGCAAAAGTAATGGATAAAACAGTTATGGTATTTGGCCAGATGAATGAAGCTCCAGGAGTTAGATATTTAACTCCATTAACAGCTTTAACAATTTGTGAGCATTTTAGAGATAAAGAGAAAAAAAATGTCCTTTTATTGATTGATAATATTTATAGATTTATACAAGCTGGGCAAGAGGTTTCAACTCTGCTTGGAAGAATTCCTTCTCGTGTTGGATATCAACCAACATTATCAAATGAAATTGCATCAATTGAAGAAAGAATAACTTCAACAAAGAATGGCTCAATTACATCAGTTCAAGCTGTGTATGTCCCAGCAGATGATATGACAGACCCCGGGGTTACATCTGTATTTACACATCTTGATACTTCTATAATATTATCACGCCAAAGAGCAGCTCAAGGATTTTATCCAGCAATGGACCCTCTATTGTCACACTCAAAACTTTTAGATCCATACATTGTTGGAAGTGAACATTATGAGATTGCAAAAGCTGTAAAAGAGACACTTAGCAAATATAAAGAGCTTCAAGATATCATAGCAATGCTTGGTATTGAGCAGTTAAGTCCTCAAGATAGAAAAATAGTTATGAGAGCAAGAAAACTTGAAAAGTTCTTAACTCAGCCTTTTTTTGTAACCCAAGAGTTTACAGGAAGAAAAGGTAAAAATGTATCTTTAAAAGATACTATTCTTGGATGCAAAAAAATATTAAGTGGTGAAATGGATGATGTAGATGAACAATCTTTTTATATGATTGGAAGTATTGATGAAATCACTATTTGA
- a CDS encoding F0F1 ATP synthase subunit epsilon, giving the protein MKSLFDLIIISPTKKLIIKDIEFFRGEDESGTFGILAHHIEFLTILTRSIGIIKKDGKEQYIALNKGILRFNDNKLFITTREFIISDKLEMLKDIIDKKFKKIEEQEKVFRHNIQKLEKEFIKKVIKMEKELE; this is encoded by the coding sequence ATGAAATCACTATTTGATTTGATTATTATATCTCCAACAAAAAAGTTAATTATAAAAGACATAGAGTTTTTTAGAGGAGAAGATGAGAGTGGTACTTTTGGAATTTTAGCTCACCATATTGAATTTTTAACAATTTTAACAAGATCTATTGGCATAATAAAAAAAGATGGAAAAGAACAATATATTGCTTTAAATAAAGGAATTTTGAGATTTAATGATAATAAACTTTTTATTACAACAAGAGAGTTTATTATAAGTGATAAATTAGAGATGTTAAAAGATATAATAGATAAAAAATTTAAAAAAATTGAAGAACAAGAAAAGGTATTTAGACATAATATTCAAAAATTGGAAAAAGAGTTTATAAAAAAAGTGATAAAAATGGAGAAAGAGCTTGAGTAA
- a CDS encoding AtpZ/AtpI family protein: protein MSKEKFEKEIEKKASFLEKWRKKGVFWGTLAAIGTIGWMIVLPSVLGGYLGKYIDEKYNSPGDISWTITLLILGLGVGIYSVWRFFYYKK from the coding sequence TTGAGTAAAGAAAAATTTGAAAAAGAGATTGAAAAAAAAGCCTCTTTTTTAGAAAAATGGAGAAAAAAAGGGGTATTTTGGGGGACTCTTGCTGCAATTGGAACAATTGGATGGATGATTGTTTTACCATCTGTATTAGGTGGATATTTAGGAAAATATATAGATGAAAAATATAACTCTCCCGGTGATATTTCTTGGACTATTACACTTCTTATTTTAGGATTAGGGGTTGGAATATATTCTGTTTGGAGATTTTTTTATTATAAAAAATGA
- a CDS encoding Sua5/YciO/YrdC/YwlC family protein → MYLAQTDTTVGFLSQNAKKLSNIKKRDPNKPFLISVDSFKTLKNFSRVPKKFKKEIRRAKKTTFIYPNAKAIRVIKDKHHLDFLKKFEWMYSTSANESGKKFDKNFAIKVCDIIVEDIRGFFEGKPSRLIKVGKKRKIKIR, encoded by the coding sequence ATCTATCTTGCACAAACTGATACAACTGTGGGATTTTTATCTCAAAATGCAAAAAAACTCTCTAATATTAAAAAAAGAGATCCAAATAAGCCTTTTTTAATCTCTGTAGATAGTTTTAAAACTTTAAAAAATTTCTCAAGAGTCCCAAAAAAATTTAAAAAAGAGATTAGAAGGGCAAAAAAAACGACATTTATTTATCCAAACGCTAAAGCAATAAGAGTTATAAAAGATAAGCATCATCTTGATTTTTTAAAAAAATTTGAGTGGATGTATTCAACTTCTGCAAATGAGTCAGGTAAAAAATTTGATAAAAATTTTGCTATAAAGGTGTGTGATATTATAGTAGAAGATATTAGGGGCTTTTTTGAAGGAAAACCATCAAGATTGATAAAAGTTGGTAAAAAAAGAAAAATAAAAATTAGATAG
- the carB gene encoding carbamoyl-phosphate synthase large subunit — MPKREDINTILLIGSGPIVIGQACEFDYSGTQATKTLKELGYRVVLINSNPATIMTDPEFADRTYIEPITEEIVYQIIKKENVDAILPTMGGQTALNVAMSMYEKGMLESVKFLGADPEAIKKGEDRQAFKEAMLKIGMDLPKSRYAYSLEEAVEAAKEIGFPLIIRASYTLAGGGSGVAYNIDEFKTLAAKGLEASPINEILIEESLLGWKEYEMEVIRDKEDNCIIVCSIENLDPMGVHTGDSITVAPALTLTDKEYQRMRDASFAILREIGVDTGGSNVQFAVHPETGRMTVIEMNPRVSRSSALASKATGYPIAKVATLLAVGYTLDEIKNDITGTPASFEPVIDYIVTKIPRFTFEKFPQADSTLTTSMKSVGEVMAIGRTFKESIQKGLCSLETGLSGFEKVEADIETIKKEIRRPNEKRLLYIAEAFRNGLTVEDIYELCKIDRWFLYQIEEIVDFEKRIDLDILQNEKLLRVAKTYGFSDKMIAKLINEKEHTNLTENDVYNARKNLKIEHEYNEVDTCAAEFKALTPYLYSTTNISKEVRELESEKVSELESEKKVLIIGGGPNRIGQGIEFDYCCVHAAFALEDMGIKTIMYNCNPETVSTDYDTSDILYFEPIDFERVRSVIELENPDGVIVHFGGQTPLKLAKPLTTIGAKIVGTSAKVIDLAEDREKFSDFVTKNNLLQPENGTATTKEDALKIAENIGYPVLVRPSYVLGGRAMRIVYNENELKEYMDEAVSVSNESPVLIDKFLDHAIEIDVDAISDGKDVYIGGVMQHIEEAGIHSGDSACSLPTVSIKDEILKTIEKQTKTIALGLGVKGLLNIQYAIYKDKVYLIEVNPRASRTVPFVSKATGLPLAKVATRVMIKGDLKEALKFYDKYNIVIEQNGILKPKLKSHISVKEAVFPFNKLIGADLILGPEMKSTGEVMGISDNFGISFAKAQFAAGNRLTLNGNLFLSLTDYDKPFAVDIAKMYIDLGFKIVATSGTHQVLKENGVESSRVLKISEGRPNIEDMIKNGEIALAINTSDNKASKDDAKKIREAVLRFNIPYFTTLAAARVAAEAIKKLKEEKLKPKSLQDYLKE, encoded by the coding sequence ATGCCAAAAAGAGAAGATATTAATACAATACTTTTAATAGGTTCGGGTCCAATTGTAATAGGACAAGCTTGCGAATTTGACTACTCTGGTACCCAAGCTACAAAAACTCTAAAAGAGCTTGGATATAGAGTTGTTTTAATTAATTCAAATCCTGCAACTATTATGACTGATCCAGAATTTGCAGATAGAACATATATTGAGCCTATAACTGAAGAGATTGTTTATCAAATAATTAAAAAAGAAAATGTTGATGCAATACTTCCTACTATGGGAGGACAAACCGCATTAAATGTTGCTATGAGTATGTATGAAAAAGGAATGCTTGAAAGTGTTAAGTTTTTGGGAGCAGATCCAGAAGCTATTAAAAAAGGTGAAGATAGACAAGCATTTAAAGAAGCAATGCTAAAAATTGGTATGGACCTTCCAAAAAGTAGATATGCATACTCTTTAGAAGAAGCTGTTGAAGCAGCAAAAGAGATAGGGTTTCCTTTAATTATTAGAGCTTCATATACACTTGCTGGTGGAGGAAGCGGAGTTGCATATAATATTGATGAATTTAAAACTTTAGCTGCAAAAGGTTTAGAAGCTAGTCCAATAAATGAGATATTAATCGAAGAGAGCCTCCTTGGATGGAAAGAGTATGAGATGGAGGTTATTAGAGATAAAGAGGATAACTGTATTATAGTTTGTTCTATTGAAAATCTTGATCCTATGGGTGTTCATACTGGAGATTCTATAACTGTTGCACCAGCTCTAACTCTAACAGACAAAGAGTATCAAAGAATGAGAGATGCCTCATTTGCAATTTTAAGAGAGATAGGTGTTGATACTGGGGGAAGTAATGTTCAGTTTGCTGTTCATCCTGAGACTGGTAGAATGACAGTAATTGAGATGAATCCAAGAGTAAGTAGAAGTTCAGCTTTAGCATCTAAAGCAACTGGTTATCCAATAGCTAAAGTAGCTACTCTTTTAGCAGTTGGTTATACGCTTGATGAGATAAAAAATGATATCACAGGAACTCCAGCAAGTTTTGAGCCGGTGATTGATTATATAGTTACAAAAATTCCAAGATTTACTTTTGAAAAATTTCCTCAAGCTGATTCAACACTGACAACATCAATGAAAAGTGTTGGCGAAGTAATGGCAATTGGTAGAACTTTTAAAGAGTCTATTCAAAAAGGCCTTTGTTCACTTGAAACTGGTCTTAGCGGTTTTGAAAAAGTTGAAGCTGATATTGAGACTATAAAAAAAGAGATAAGAAGACCAAATGAAAAAAGACTTCTTTACATTGCAGAAGCTTTTAGAAATGGTTTAACTGTAGAAGATATTTATGAACTTTGTAAAATTGATAGATGGTTTTTATATCAAATTGAAGAGATTGTAGATTTTGAAAAAAGAATTGATTTGGATATTTTGCAAAATGAAAAGCTTTTAAGAGTTGCAAAAACATATGGCTTTAGTGATAAAATGATTGCTAAGCTTATCAATGAAAAAGAGCATACAAATTTAACAGAAAATGATGTTTATAATGCAAGAAAAAATCTAAAAATAGAACATGAATATAATGAAGTTGACACTTGTGCAGCAGAATTTAAAGCATTAACACCATATCTTTACTCAACTACAAATATATCAAAAGAAGTTAGAGAGTTAGAGAGTGAGAAAGTTAGCGAGTTAGAGAGTGAAAAAAAAGTTTTAATTATTGGAGGTGGGCCAAATAGAATAGGTCAGGGGATTGAGTTTGATTACTGCTGTGTTCATGCTGCTTTTGCTCTTGAAGATATGGGAATAAAAACAATTATGTACAACTGTAACCCAGAAACTGTTTCAACTGATTATGATACAAGTGATATTTTATATTTTGAGCCTATCGATTTTGAAAGAGTAAGAAGTGTTATTGAACTTGAAAATCCAGATGGTGTTATTGTTCATTTTGGGGGACAAACTCCATTAAAGCTTGCAAAACCTTTAACTACAATAGGCGCAAAGATTGTAGGAACAAGCGCAAAAGTTATTGATTTGGCAGAAGATAGAGAGAAATTTAGCGATTTTGTAACAAAAAACAATCTATTGCAACCTGAAAATGGAACTGCAACAACAAAAGAAGATGCTCTAAAAATTGCCGAAAATATTGGATATCCGGTTCTTGTTAGACCAAGCTATGTACTTGGTGGTAGAGCTATGAGGATAGTTTACAATGAAAATGAGCTTAAAGAGTATATGGATGAAGCTGTAAGTGTAAGCAATGAATCTCCTGTTTTGATAGATAAATTTTTAGACCATGCTATTGAAATTGATGTTGATGCTATAAGTGATGGAAAGGATGTATATATAGGCGGAGTAATGCAGCATATAGAAGAGGCTGGTATTCACTCTGGCGATAGCGCTTGCTCTTTGCCAACAGTATCTATTAAAGATGAAATTTTAAAAACTATAGAAAAGCAAACAAAGACAATTGCCCTTGGACTTGGAGTAAAAGGACTTTTAAATATTCAATATGCAATTTATAAAGATAAAGTTTATCTAATTGAAGTAAATCCAAGAGCAAGTAGAACTGTTCCTTTTGTTTCTAAAGCTACAGGTCTTCCTTTAGCAAAAGTAGCTACTAGAGTTATGATAAAAGGCGATTTAAAAGAGGCTTTAAAATTTTATGACAAATATAACATTGTAATTGAGCAAAATGGAATATTAAAGCCAAAGCTTAAATCTCATATATCTGTAAAAGAAGCGGTATTTCCATTTAATAAGCTTATAGGTGCTGATTTGATTTTGGGACCAGAGATGAAAAGTACCGGCGAGGTTATGGGAATAAGTGATAATTTTGGTATAAGCTTTGCAAAAGCGCAATTTGCTGCAGGTAACCGTTTGACACTTAATGGAAATCTATTTCTTTCATTAACCGATTATGATAAGCCATTTGCTGTAGATATTGCAAAAATGTATATCGATCTTGGATTTAAAATAGTTGCTACTTCAGGAACCCATCAAGTTTTAAAAGAAAATGGTGTTGAATCTTCAAGAGTTTTAAAAATTAGTGAAGGTAGACCAAATATAGAAGATATGATTAAAAATGGCGAAATTGCCTTAGCTATAAATACTAGTGATAATAAAGCAAGTAAAGATGATGCTAAAAAGATAAGAGAGGCTGTACTTAGATTTAATATACCATATTTTACAACATTAGCAGCTGCAAGAGTTGCCGCTGAGGCTATCAAAAAATTAAAAGAGGAAAAATTAAAACCTAAATCTTTGCAAGATTATTTGAAGGAGTAG
- the mreC gene encoding rod shape-determining protein MreC, with the protein MNKKFILYLTILLLFIGGIKFNFLQKELQDFTNFIKIKYHQINDYLENIILLHLNQEETIENLLLQNRELEKYKLQFNAIKDELQSIKKECNSSIKNSFDIKLVRAISYSKLGDFSSVWIDFKDFNKTKIYGLVKDDFAAGIVVEKNSKPLALLNSNKKCAYAVEIGDVRAPGVAIGHKNGIMKVKFIPMHKQIKVGDEVVTSGMDNIFFYGIKVGKVIKIKERGSYKVAEIKPYADISHPKYFWVIINN; encoded by the coding sequence ATGAATAAAAAATTTATTTTATATTTAACTATTTTACTTCTTTTTATTGGAGGAATTAAATTTAATTTCCTCCAAAAAGAGTTACAAGATTTTACAAATTTTATAAAAATAAAATATCATCAAATAAATGATTATTTAGAAAATATTATATTACTTCATTTAAATCAAGAAGAGACTATAGAAAATCTTCTTTTGCAAAATCGAGAATTGGAAAAATATAAACTGCAGTTTAATGCAATAAAAGATGAACTTCAATCAATAAAAAAAGAGTGTAACTCTTCAATAAAAAATAGTTTTGATATAAAGCTTGTTAGGGCTATTTCATATTCTAAACTTGGTGATTTTTCTTCTGTTTGGATAGATTTTAAGGATTTTAATAAAACAAAAATTTATGGTCTTGTAAAAGATGATTTCGCAGCTGGTATAGTTGTTGAAAAAAATTCAAAACCTCTTGCACTTTTAAATAGTAATAAAAAATGTGCATATGCTGTAGAAATTGGAGATGTTAGAGCCCCAGGTGTTGCTATTGGACATAAAAATGGAATTATGAAAGTAAAATTTATACCAATGCATAAGCAGATTAAAGTTGGGGATGAGGTTGTTACAAGTGGAATGGATAATATATTTTTTTATGGTATAAAAGTTGGAAAAGTAATAAAAATTAAAGAAAGAGGAAGTTATAAAGTAGCAGAAATTAAACCTTATGCAGATATTTCACATCCAAAATATTTTTGGGTCATTATAAATAATTAA